In the genome of Polaribacter atrinae, one region contains:
- the atpG gene encoding ATP synthase F1 subunit gamma, with the protein MANLKEIRNRITSIKSTMQITSAMKMVSAAKLKKAQDAITAMRPYSSKLTELLQNLSASLDSSVGGVYSNQREVSKVLLVVVTSNRGLCGGFNSSITKEVIKTVKEKYNNVEVDLFAIGKKGSDVLSKQFNIVATRNDIFDDLTFDNVAAIAEKLMGLYADGTYDKIEVLYNQFKNAATQIPQVEQFLPIKPIEGGDADALSSDYIYEPSKKEIVEALIPKSLKTQLYKALRDSFASEHGARMTAMHKATDNATDLRDDLLLTYNKARQAAITNEILEIVGGAEALNN; encoded by the coding sequence ATGGCAAACTTAAAAGAAATACGTAATAGAATTACCTCTATTAAATCTACAATGCAGATTACATCTGCCATGAAAATGGTATCTGCTGCAAAGTTGAAAAAAGCACAAGATGCAATTACGGCAATGAGACCGTATTCATCTAAACTAACTGAATTGTTGCAAAATTTAAGTGCAAGTTTAGATAGTAGTGTTGGTGGGGTATATTCAAATCAAAGAGAAGTTTCTAAAGTTTTATTAGTTGTAGTAACTTCTAACAGAGGTTTGTGTGGTGGTTTTAATTCATCAATAACCAAAGAAGTTATTAAAACGGTAAAAGAAAAATATAATAACGTTGAAGTAGATTTATTTGCTATCGGTAAAAAAGGTAGCGATGTTTTATCTAAACAATTTAATATTGTAGCAACTAGAAACGATATTTTTGATGATTTAACTTTTGATAACGTAGCTGCTATTGCAGAAAAGTTAATGGGGCTATATGCAGATGGTACATACGATAAAATTGAAGTTCTTTATAATCAATTTAAAAATGCAGCAACTCAAATTCCTCAAGTAGAGCAATTTTTACCAATTAAACCTATTGAAGGTGGAGATGCAGATGCTTTAAGTTCTGATTATATTTACGAACCTTCTAAAAAAGAAATTGTTGAAGCTTTAATACCTAAGTCTTTAAAAACTCAGTTATACAAAGCTCTTAGAGATAGTTTTGCATCAGAACACGGTGCACGTATGACTGCAATGCACAAAGCAACAGACAACGCAACAGATTTAAGAGACGATTTATTGTTAACTTATAACAAAGCACGTCAAGCAGCAATTACTAATGAAATTTTAGAAATTGTTGGTGGTGCAGAAGCTCTTAATAATTAA
- a CDS encoding SDR family NAD(P)-dependent oxidoreductase encodes MKQTAFITGATSGIGKATAEIFAKNNIRLILCGRRTERLLELKKALSKLTEVTTLTFDVSKKEEVAAAINSLPENFKQVDILINNAGNAHGLSSIQDGAIDDWDAMIDINVKGLLYVSKAIIPQMTERNNGFIVNIGSIAAKDVYPNGNVYCASKHAVDALNKAMRIDLNKHNIRVSAIHPGAVETEFSDVRFKGDTEKAKAVYAGYKALQAEDIADIIYFVISRPYHVNIEDLVVYPTAQATPTILNRA; translated from the coding sequence ATGAAACAGACAGCATTTATAACCGGAGCTACTTCTGGAATTGGAAAAGCAACCGCAGAAATTTTTGCAAAAAACAACATTCGTTTAATTCTTTGCGGAAGAAGAACTGAACGATTATTAGAGCTTAAAAAAGCATTAAGCAAACTTACAGAAGTAACCACTTTAACGTTTGATGTTTCCAAAAAAGAAGAAGTTGCAGCAGCAATCAATTCATTACCAGAAAACTTTAAACAAGTAGATATTTTAATCAACAATGCAGGGAATGCTCATGGTTTATCTAGCATACAAGATGGAGCTATTGATGATTGGGATGCTATGATTGATATTAACGTAAAAGGGTTGTTATATGTTTCTAAAGCAATCATTCCGCAGATGACAGAAAGAAACAATGGTTTTATTGTAAATATTGGCTCTATAGCTGCAAAAGATGTATATCCTAATGGAAATGTATATTGTGCTTCTAAACACGCTGTAGATGCTTTAAATAAGGCTATGAGAATCGATTTAAACAAACATAACATTCGTGTGTCTGCAATTCACCCAGGAGCCGTAGAAACAGAGTTTTCTGATGTTCGTTTTAAAGGAGACACCGAAAAGGCAAAAGCTGTTTATGCAGGTTATAAAGCGTTACAAGCAGAAGATATTGCAGATATCATTTACTTTGTTATATCTAGACCATATCATGTTAATATAGAAGATTTAGTAGTATACCCTACAGCACAAGCAACACCAACAATTTTAAATAGAGCATAA
- a CDS encoding aldo/keto reductase, protein MPTSKIIIGCMSWGKWGKQFSTKQQVDMIQFCIENGNSTFDHADIYGDYSTETEFGKAFLQSGIKRTEIQLISKCGIQLIGEARANKVKHYNYSKEYIIGSVEQSLINLKTDYLDTFLLHRPSPLMQPNEIAEAISELQKSGKIINFGVSNFTTSQVNLIADKIPVSVNQIEFSLTQHNAMQNGSLDQILQKSMQPMCWSPLGTIFKEETPQSIRIKEVLDVLSKKYAVSNDVLLLAWILKHPAKISPVIGTTNKERILNANKALEINLDLEDWFLLLEASQGEEMP, encoded by the coding sequence ATGCCAACATCAAAAATAATAATTGGTTGTATGTCTTGGGGTAAATGGGGGAAACAGTTTTCTACCAAACAGCAAGTTGATATGATTCAATTTTGCATAGAAAATGGAAACTCAACATTTGATCATGCAGATATTTATGGAGACTATTCTACAGAAACTGAGTTTGGAAAAGCTTTTTTACAAAGTGGCATCAAACGTACAGAAATTCAATTGATTTCTAAATGTGGTATCCAACTTATTGGTGAAGCTAGAGCAAACAAAGTAAAACATTATAATTATTCGAAAGAATATATAATTGGTAGTGTAGAACAATCTCTGATAAACCTAAAAACAGATTATCTTGATACTTTTTTACTGCACAGGCCAAGTCCGTTAATGCAACCCAATGAAATTGCTGAGGCTATTTCTGAATTACAAAAAAGTGGAAAAATAATCAATTTTGGAGTGTCGAACTTTACGACTTCTCAAGTTAATTTAATTGCTGATAAAATTCCAGTTTCTGTAAATCAAATAGAATTTTCTTTAACACAACATAATGCAATGCAAAATGGCAGTTTAGATCAAATACTACAAAAAAGTATGCAACCAATGTGTTGGAGTCCGTTAGGAACTATTTTTAAAGAAGAAACACCTCAATCTATAAGAATAAAAGAAGTTTTAGACGTATTATCTAAAAAATATGCGGTTTCTAATGATGTTCTTTTATTAGCTTGGATTTTAAAACATCCTGCAAAAATATCGCCAGTTATTGGTACAACAAATAAAGAACGAATTTTAAATGCAAATAAAGCTTTAGAAATTAATTTAGACTTAGAAGATTGGTTTTTACTTTTAGAAGCTAGTCAAGGAGAAGAAATGCCATAA
- a CDS encoding ATP-binding protein yields MINKRLLIKNLLSHNDENSFYDKKQKLSLDAKDGKAKFLKHICALSNSNPENNSYIVIGIEDEENKIMGVDFYDDSKIQNLVNAYLKNPPKIEYENVPFPSLQRHKVIGLVTIHPNNKITSLLKNTWKYRKGTTFYRRGSNSIPSQGNFELRNTNKDIVEAIEKNARNNIELTLDGVFDFINNHKPAYKPQYKVFNEQFVLCWAGEKKVINGEEFFSRVDIELINEQVKLFFSALDDVQISYNNQSFIITEYIYLGLEKQEELYPLEKTIINFKENGKHDIVKEFLFTPPKFDIHIIQQLYNNCNSIVHKTENNIPLSIIEQANVLRLPTNYLICYLHGYIDVSKQLRKVKNYIRALDNKTTYIKYKEAMRVIRKVQYH; encoded by the coding sequence ATGATAAACAAACGCTTACTTATCAAAAACCTACTTTCTCACAATGATGAGAATAGTTTTTATGATAAAAAGCAAAAATTATCATTAGATGCCAAAGACGGAAAAGCGAAGTTTCTAAAACATATTTGTGCACTTTCTAATTCGAATCCAGAAAACAACTCTTACATTGTTATTGGTATAGAAGATGAAGAAAACAAAATTATGGGTGTCGATTTTTATGATGATAGCAAGATTCAGAATTTGGTGAATGCATATTTAAAAAATCCACCTAAAATTGAATACGAAAATGTTCCTTTTCCTAGCTTACAAAGACATAAAGTTATTGGTTTGGTTACTATACATCCAAATAACAAAATAACATCACTTTTAAAAAATACTTGGAAATATAGAAAAGGAACTACTTTTTATAGACGAGGAAGTAACTCCATACCATCACAAGGAAATTTTGAATTGCGAAACACCAATAAAGATATTGTTGAAGCTATCGAAAAAAATGCACGCAATAATATAGAATTAACCTTAGATGGTGTTTTCGATTTTATCAACAATCATAAACCAGCATACAAACCACAATATAAAGTTTTTAATGAGCAATTTGTGTTGTGTTGGGCAGGAGAAAAAAAAGTTATAAATGGTGAAGAATTCTTTTCTAGAGTAGATATCGAATTAATTAATGAACAAGTAAAGTTATTTTTCTCTGCTTTAGATGATGTACAGATTAGTTATAACAATCAATCATTTATTATCACAGAATACATCTATTTAGGCTTAGAAAAGCAAGAAGAATTATATCCTTTAGAGAAAACAATTATCAATTTTAAGGAGAATGGAAAACATGATATTGTAAAAGAATTTTTGTTTACTCCACCAAAATTTGATATTCATATTATTCAGCAACTCTACAATAACTGCAATTCTATAGTACATAAAACTGAAAACAACATTCCTCTTTCTATAATAGAACAAGCAAATGTATTACGCTTACCTACCAATTACCTCATCTGTTATTTACATGGATATATAGACGTTTCTAAGCAATTAAGAAAAGTAAAGAACTACATAAGAGCTTTAGATAATAAAACTACGTATATCAAATATAAAGAAGCCATGCGAGTTATTAGAAAAGTACAGTATCATTAA